A stretch of Sulfitobacter sp. THAF37 DNA encodes these proteins:
- a CDS encoding CoxG family protein — MQMSDTRQIAAPPSEVYAALLDPEVLKACVPGATEVTGSVEDGYEATVVQKVGPVKATFKGQVTITDLVPSESMKIDGAGKGGAAGFAKGGADVRLAEKDGGTELSYDVEAKVGGKLAQLGSRIIDGFAKKMADQFFDNLQQTLEGPAEEAGAAEGEEAPKKKGWFGRSKD; from the coding sequence ATGCAGATGTCAGACACCCGCCAGATCGCGGCGCCCCCGTCAGAGGTTTACGCGGCCCTGCTGGACCCCGAGGTGCTCAAGGCCTGCGTGCCCGGCGCGACGGAGGTGACGGGATCGGTCGAAGACGGCTATGAGGCGACGGTGGTGCAAAAGGTCGGCCCGGTGAAGGCGACCTTCAAGGGGCAGGTGACGATCACCGATCTGGTACCCAGCGAATCCATGAAGATCGACGGTGCGGGCAAGGGCGGTGCGGCGGGCTTTGCCAAGGGCGGCGCGGATGTGCGGCTGGCCGAAAAGGACGGCGGCACCGAACTGAGCTACGACGTGGAGGCCAAGGTGGGTGGCAAGCTCGCGCAGCTGGGCAGCCGGATCATTGATGGCTTTGCCAAGAAGATGGCGGATCAGTTCTTTGACAACCTTCAGCAGACGCTGGAAGGCCCCGCCGAAGAGGCCGGTGCGGCGGAGGGCGAGGAAGCTCCGAAGAAGAAGGGATGGTTCGGACGGTCGAAGGACTGA
- a CDS encoding DMT family transporter, with translation MTALPQNRAGPAIAFVVAGILAISVNDMLIKRLSGGYPLHELVFVRSAIGILFSLVLVQIEGGWRILKTDRPGLHLLRGALVVIANMTFFIALGAIPLADATALFFAAPLFITLLSIPILGEKVGPLRLGAVTVGFVGVIIMQRPWAGTETLAVSRVVLLLPVLAALTYALNQLMTRRLGVKSKASALSVYIQTVFIVVSLGFFVVAGDGRFVDEGSSASMQFLLRAWVWPAPGDGWVFIGMGLNAAVIGYCLSAAYRMADAATVAPFEYLGLPLAVFWGFVIFGDLPAWEVWIGIVLILGSGLFVFLRERQKARTSISRPTTRRY, from the coding sequence ATGACAGCCCTTCCCCAGAACCGCGCCGGACCGGCCATTGCCTTTGTGGTGGCGGGCATCCTTGCGATTTCAGTGAACGACATGCTGATCAAGCGGCTGTCGGGGGGCTATCCGCTGCACGAACTGGTTTTCGTCCGATCGGCCATCGGCATCCTGTTCAGCCTCGTGCTGGTGCAGATCGAGGGCGGCTGGCGTATCCTCAAGACCGACAGACCGGGCCTGCACCTGCTGCGCGGGGCGCTGGTGGTGATCGCCAACATGACCTTCTTCATCGCGCTCGGGGCGATCCCGCTGGCCGACGCCACGGCGCTCTTCTTTGCCGCGCCGCTGTTCATCACGCTGCTGTCGATCCCGATCCTGGGCGAAAAGGTCGGCCCCCTGCGGCTGGGCGCCGTCACCGTGGGCTTTGTCGGGGTGATCATCATGCAGCGCCCCTGGGCGGGAACCGAGACACTGGCGGTCTCGCGGGTGGTCCTGCTGCTGCCGGTCCTGGCCGCCCTGACCTATGCGCTGAACCAGCTGATGACCCGCAGGCTGGGGGTCAAGAGCAAGGCATCGGCGCTGTCGGTCTACATCCAGACGGTCTTTATCGTGGTGTCGCTGGGTTTCTTCGTGGTGGCCGGCGACGGGCGCTTCGTGGATGAGGGCAGCTCGGCTTCCATGCAGTTCCTGTTGCGCGCCTGGGTCTGGCCTGCGCCGGGCGACGGCTGGGTGTTTATCGGCATGGGATTGAACGCGGCGGTGATCGGCTATTGCCTCAGCGCCGCCTACCGGATGGCCGATGCGGCGACGGTGGCGCCCTTCGAATACCTGGGCCTGCCGCTGGCGGTGTTCTGGGGCTTCGTGATCTTCGGCGACCTGCCCGCCTGGGAGGTCTGGATCGGGATCGTGCTGATCCTCGGCTCGGGGCTGTTCGTCTTCCTGCGCGAACGGCAAAAGGCGCGCACCAGCATCAGCCGCCCCACCACCCGCCGGTATTGA